The Ancylobacter sp. SL191 nucleotide sequence TCGACAACGCCACGGCACTGCTGGCTGAACTGGCCCGCGATCTGATGGCGGATGGCCACCGGCTGACCCATCTCGATCTCGGGGGCGGGTTGGGCGTGCCTTATGTGGCTGGCGAGGCCGAGCCGCCGCTGCCTTCCGCCTATGCCGCGCTGGTGAAGCGCCACACGCATAATCTCGGCCTCGGCCTCGTCTTCGAGGTCGGCCGGATGCTGGTGGCGAATGCGGGCATCCTGGTCACGCGCGTCATCTATGTGAAGGAAGGCGCCGGCAAGCATTTCGTCATCGTCGATGCGGCGATGAACGACCTGATCCGGCCGACACTGTACGACGCTCATCACGAAATTTTGCCCATCCGCGAAGCATCGTCCGACGGTAGCTCGATGGTGGCGGATGTCGTCGGGCCGGTATGTGAAACCGGCGATTTCCTGGCGCTCGGGCGGCGCCTGCCGGCGCTGCGGGCAGGCGATCTCGTCGCGGTCATGACCGCTGGCGCCTATGGCGCCGTGCAGGCCTCGACCTACAACACCCGCGCGCTGGTGCCGGAAGTGCTGGTGAAGGGCGGGGATTTCGCCGTTGTGCGCCCGCGTGTCGAGGTCGAGCAGCTCATCGCGCTCGACCGCGTGCCGGCCTGGCTGGCCTGAACAGGCCCGCCACATTCCCGGCGCCTCCCGGGCTCACAATCTGATGATGTCTTGGGCTCGCCCGTTTCCGCGGCAGGGCTGGCGCGTGCCGGACCTCATGTTAAGGTGACGTTGGGGCTGGTGTGGGGCGCAGGCGTCGGAGGTTCGATCGCGTGACGGCGACACCGGAAGGACAGTCGGAAAAGGGCGCGGACGCTCGTTCCGAGGCCACTTATACGCGTGCCCTGCCCGCGGAGCGGCAGCTGACCAGCGCCCTGCAGCGCGCCTGGGCCGCCCTGCTCTGGGAGCGCGTGTGGCCGGCCGTGGTCGCCGTCGGCGCGGCGGTCGGCTTGTTCCTCATCGTTTCCTGGCTCGGCCTGTGGCTCGCCCTGCCGCCCTATGGGCGGATGATAGGCCTTGCCTTCTTCGCCGGGCTTCTCCTCGTCGCTCTCATTCCCGCCCTGCGCATCCGCGCGCCGAGTTCCGGTGAGGCGCTGTCGCGGCTCGACCGTGAGAGTCGCCTGCCGCACCGGCCGGCGACCGCGCTGTCCGACCATCTCGCGACCCGTCCGGACGACCCGGTGGCCGCTGCCCTCTGGCGCGCGCACATCACCCGCATGACCGCCCAGCTCGGCAGCCTGCGCGTCGGCCTTCCCTCGCCGCGCCTCGCGGCGGTCGACCGCAAGGCGTTGCGGGCACTCGTTCTTCTCGGTGTCGTCGCGACCTTCTTCATGGCGCCGGGCGATCATCTGCTCCGCATGGGCGCGGCCTTCGACTGGTCGGTATTCAGCCCGCCCCCGCCCTACCGGATCGACGCCTGGGTCACGCCGCCTGGCTATACCGGCCGCCCGCCGGTGATGCTGCCGGGCCTTCGTTCGCAGGAGGCGACGCAGACCGCCGCGGTGGCCGATGACCGCGTACCCCAGGACTTCGAGGCGACCGCGCTCACCGTCCCGGTGGGTTCGGAACTCGTCGTGCGCATTACTGGCCTCAGGGAAGCTCCGCTGTCGGTGGCGGGCGGCCTCGCGTCACCCAAGCCCAAACCCGTCGCCGAGGGTGGCGCACTTCCCACTCCGCCAGCGCCCAATGCCACGCCCGGCGAGGAGCGCCGCTTCGTCATAGCCTCCGACGGCTCCGCTCGCATCGAAGGGCCGGACGGGCGCAGCGTGGCCTGGCATTTCCGTGCCCTGCCGGACCAGCCGCCGACGATCGAGCTCACCAAGGAGCCGCAGGCCTCCGGGCGCACAGCGCTGGCGCTGAACTACAAGGCGCAGGACGACTACGGCATCGTCAGTGCGCAGGCGAAATTCACCCCGCTGCCGCCGTCCGCGCCGCTGCATGCGCTGAAGAACGCCGCGCCGAAACCTCCGGCCCGCCCGCTTGTCGAGGCGCCCGATTTCCCGCTGCCGCTCAGTGGCGCGCGCGGCAAGATCGCCACCGGCCAGACCGTCAAGGATCTCACCGAAAGCCCCTGGGCCGGAACACGCGTGTCCATGGTGCTCACCGCGCGTGATGAGGCGGGTCAGGAGGGGCGTTCGTCGCCGCGCAGCTTCGTGCTGCCCGCCCGCGTCTTCGCCAATCCGCTCGCTCGCGCGCTGATCGAGCAGCGGCAGGTGCTGGCGCTTGACGCCAATCAGCGCGAGCGCGTGCAGACGGCGCTGGACGCACTGGCCATCGCGCCGGAGCGTTTCACGCCCGATCCGTCCCAGTATATGGGCCTGCGTTCAGTCTATTGGCGCCTCGCCAATGCGCGCAGCGACGAGGATCTGCGCGGGGTTGTCGACTATCTCTGGGACATCGCGGTCCGGATCGAGGATGGCGATCTCTCGGATGTCGAGAAGCAGCTCCGCGACGCGCAGCAGGCCTTGCAGAACGCGCTGGAGAACGGCGCCAGCGACGAGGACATCCAGCGCCTGACGCAGGAATTGCGCGAGGCGATGGAGAAGTTCATGCAGGCGCTCGCCGAGGAGGCGCAGCGCAACGCCCAGCGCGGCGACAATAACCAGCCGATGGATCCCAACGCCCGCACGGTCCGTCCGCAGGATCTGCAGAAGATGCTCGACCGCATCGAGGACATGGCGCGCAACGGGGCCCGCGACGCCGCCCGCCAGATGCTGAGCGAATTGCAGAACATGCTCAACGGGTTGCAGGCGGGACGGCAGCAGCAGCGCCGCCAGCAGGGGCAGAGCCAGATGTCCCAGGCGCTCGATCAGCTCGGCGACATGATCCGCCGCCAGCAGCAGCTGCGCGACCGCACCTTCCGCGAGGGGCGCGAGGACGGTCAGCAGGGTCAACAGGGCCAGCCCGGCCAGAATGGCGAACAGAACCAGTCGTTCAACGATTTGCGCCAGAATCAGGAGCAACTGCGCGAGCAGCTCCGCCAGCTGCGCGAGCGGATGCAGCAGGCCCAGCGCGGGCGGCAGCAGGGTGAGCAAGGCCAGCAGGGCGAGTCCGGCCAGGAGGGGCAGCAAGGTCAGCAGGGTCAAAAAGGCCAGCAAGGTCAAGGCGGTACGCCCGGCGATGGCGGGCTCGGCGAGGCGGAGCAGGCGATGCGGGAGGCGGAGGAGGCGCTCAGCCAGGGCGATGGCACCGGCGCGGTCGACGCCCAGAGCGAAGCCCTGCAGGCGCTGCGCCGCGGCGCCCAGCAAATGGCCGAGGCGATGCAGCAGCAGGAAGGCGGCCCCGGCGGCGAGCAGCCCGGCGGGCCCTCGGGCCAGCAGGCCGAGCGCACCGACCCGCTCGGCCGGCCCCTGCGCTCGCGCGATTATGGCGACGATACAACGGTCAAGGTGCCGGACGAGATGGACATGCAGCGCGCCCGCCGGGTGCTCGAGGAGCTGCGCCGCCGCTTCGGCGAGCCCGACCGGCCGCGCCTCGAGCTCGATTATCTGGAGCGCCTGCTGCGCGATTTCTGAGTTGCGCGGGCCGCGCGCGTCTTCGCCCGAAATGGGCGATTTTGACGTGACCGATGAGTGCAGTGAGGTGAACAGTCAGGCCGAAGAGGCCGAGACGCGTGGCCGATCCGTGCGGATCGCCCCAGACGCTCCGCCTCGCCCGATACGGGGAGGGAAGGGGGCCGGTCGACAAACCCGACAGGTCCGCGCCAGCCCTACGCCGCCCCTTCAGCCCTCCGCGTCGGACTGCGGCTGATGAGGGGACGTCGTCCCCGAGCTTGGCCCGGGGATCCACGACTTCCCCCGACCGTCCCTGCCACGCACGAAGGCGTGGATGGCCGGGTCAAGCCCGGCCATGACGGTGTGTGAGCGGTAACGTCGGAAGTAGGAGCAGCAGCGACGTTGCGTCTGTCCCCTTCGGGCCCTGCCCCCCGCGCCATGCAGGGAAGACGTGGATGGCTGGGTTAAGCCCGGCCATGACGGTATGTGAGCGGTAAAATCGGCAGCAAGACTACCAGCGACGTGCTGCCTGTCTCCTGCGGGCCCCGCCCGCCCCCGCGCCACGCACGAAGACGTGGATGGCCGGGTCAAGCCCGGCCATGACGGTGTGTTAGCGGTCAACGTCTGCAGCAGGGCCAGCAGCGACGTGGCACCTGTCCTCTCACGGGGGGCGCGCCGTCCGCCTCCCTTCGCGCTCGGCGTTGAACTGTGGCTGATGTCGGGACGTCATCCCCGGGCTTGGCCCGGGGATCCACGACTTCCCCCCCGCGCCACGCAGGGAAGCCGTGGAGGGCCGGGCTGATCCCCGGATCACGTCCGGGGACGGCCATGACGGTGTGTGAGCGGTAACGTCGGAAGCAGGGCAACCAGAGACGTGGTGCTTGTCCCATCCGGGGGGATGTGGCGTCTGTCCGCTTCGGGGACCACGCGGGCCCTCGCTCGCGCGTCTTCAAATCTCCCGCCCGTCAGCCCTCGGCGTCGGGGATGTAGCCGATGAAGGGGAGCTGCCGGTAGGCGTGCGAGACGTCCATGCCGTAGCCGACGACGAAATAATCCGGGCATTTGAACCCGACGAAATCGGCGTCGATCTGCACCGCGCGCTTGTGCGGCTTTTCCAGCAGCACGCAGACCATCACCCGGTTGGCGCCGCGCGCCGCCAGCAGATCCTTGGCGAAGGCGAGGGTGCGGCCGGATTCGAGGATATCGTCCACCAGCAGCACGTCGCGCCCGCGCACCTCGGTCTCAATGTCCCGGAGCACGGTGACATGGCCGGAGGAGACCCGCGCGTCGCGGTAGCTCGACAGGGTGATGAACTCGACCTCCGGCGCCAGCCCCGCCTCATGCATGGCGCGGATGAGGTCGGCGGCGAAGACGAAGCTGCCCTTGAGCACGGCGATGACGACGAGCTTTTCCGGCTTTTGCCCGACGATCTCGTCCACCAGCTCGCGGTTGCGCGCGGCGATGGTGCCGGCGTCATAGAGCACCTCGATGTGCGGCGCCGGCTTCTCGGGGGTGTCGCCGTGGGGCTCGCTGGGGGCGCCCGCGGCGCGGGTCTCGGTCGGCTCGGTCATGCGTGTCCTCATGCGTGGCGGCCCTTCTGGGCCGTCCCTTTGCTCGGCCGCCACCATGGACGCATGCACGCGCGCCGTCCAGTTGGCGCCGATCGGCGCCGGCATTTAGATACCGCGCCACGCCTTTGGGCGCCGGGGTGCGCCCATGGCCGCGCGCTCTGTGCTAGGAGTGCTGCGCACCAGAATCATCCGCCCCGGGCGGAGCGTCGGCAAGAGCTCGTCGAGGGAAGAACTTGGTCCGATTCGAAAATGTCGGCCTGCGCTACGGCATGGGGCCGGAAGTGCTGCGGGACGTCACCTTCGGCATACCGCCGCACTCGTTCCAGTTTCTCACCGGCCCCTCGGGCGCCGGCAAGACGACGCTGCTGCGCCTGCTGTTCCTGTCGTTGCGCCCGACGCGCGGCCTCATCAACATCTTCGGCCGCGATGCGGCCAAACTCGGGCCCGATGAAACCGCGGCGCTGCGCCAGCGCATCGGCATCGTGTTCCAGGACTTCCGCTTGCTCGACCATCTCACGACCTATGAGAATGTCGCCCTGCCGCTGCGCGTGCAGGAGAAGGAAGAGGCGAGCTACCGGGCCGAGGTGCGCGAGCTGCTGAACTGGGTGGGGCTCGGCGAGCGCATGCATGTGCTGCCGCCTGTGCTCTCCGGCGGCGAGAAGCAGCGCGCCGCGATCGCCCGCGCCCTCATCAGCCGCCCGGAGATCCTGCTGGCCGACGAGCCGACCGGCAATGTCGATCCCGGCCTGGCGCGTCGTCTCATGCGGCTGTTTCTCGAACTGCACAAGACCGGCACGTCGGTGCTGATCGCCACCCATGATATCGGGCTGATGGACCAGTTCGATGCCCGCCGCCTCGTCATCAACCAGGGGCGGCTGACGGTTTATGACTGAGACGCGCACCCGCCACCCCTTCGCCCTGTTCTCGCGCCTGCGCGGCCGCACCGCCGCGACGGAGGAGGGCACGGACGCCCATCACGACCCGCGCCCCGGGCGGGGCCAGCCGCATTCCATCGTGCCCGGCGCCACCATCACCGGCAGCGCGCTGGTCGCGGTGGTCGCCATCATGACCTTTCTCGCCGGCCTCACCATTGGCAGCGTCGCGGCGGTGCGCACCGTGGCGGCGGACTGGACGTCGCAGATCGCCCGCGAGACCACCATCCAGATCAAGCCGGGCGACGGGCTCGACATCAAGGCGGCGCTCGACGCGGCGGTGATGGTGGCGAAGGGCACGGAGGGCGTGGCCGATGCGCGGGCACTGGGCGACGCCGAGACCGCCGCGCTGCTGGAGCCCTGGCTCGGCTCGGGGCTTGATCTCAGCAGCCTCCCAGTGCCGCGCCTCGTCATCGTCAAGCTCGGGCCGGAGGCCGGGCCGCAGACCCTGCTCGCCCTGCGCGCCGGGCTCGCCGCGCAGGTGCCCTCGGCGACCTTCGACGATCACCGGCAATGGTCCGACCGGCTGATCGCCACGGCCCGCCTGGTGGTGCTGATCGGCCTTGCCGTGCTGGCGCTGGTCGGGGCCGCCACGGTGCTCTCCGTGGTGTTCGCCACCCGCGCGGCGGTGGATGCGGCGCGGGCGATCGTCGAGGTGCTGCATTTCGTCGGCGCCCGCGACAATTTCATCGCCGCCGCCTTCCAGCACCATTTCCTCTGGGTCGGGCTCAAGGGCGGCATGATCGGTGGTGGAGCGGCGATGGCGCTGTTCTTCCTGGGCGCGACGCTGCCGGGCTGGCTCGGGCTGACCAGCCGGGCCGATACGCTGATCGGCGCGGTCGGGCTCGACATGCGCGGCTATGGCGGCATTCTCGGCGTGTCGGTGCTGGTGGCGCTGGTGACGGCGATCACCTCGCGCATCACGGTCTATCGCACCCTGCGCCGGATCAGCTAGGGCTTTTCCCGAGAAAGCCCGTTCGCCAGAAGAGCTCTAGCTCTCTGATTTTACGCAATTCCTCCCGCAAAACCGCTACGCACTTTTGCGGGAATTGCTCTAGGCTGACGACCGTGACGCGCCGCGCTTTGCCCTCTTCCGCTTCTGACCCGCGCCCGCCGCGCCCCAGCGCGCTGCTGCGTGTCCTGCGCGCCGGCTTGCTGTTCGGCGCGGCCGGGGCCGTGCTGGTGCTGGCCGGCTTCGCTGCCTTTCTCTTCGCGCTGGAACGCGAGGCGACGCCGCAGGCACCCGCCGCCGACGGCATCGTGGTGCTGACCGGCGGGGCCGACCGCATCACCGCGGCGACGGTGCTGCTGACCGAGCGGCGCGGCAAGCGCCTGCTCATCACCGGCGTGCATCCCGACACGACGCTGCCCGAGATCAGCCGCACCGTGCCGGCGACGCAGGAGCAGCTGGAATGCTGCGTCGAGCTTGGCCGCTCGGCGCTCAACACGCGCGGCAACGCCATCGAGACCGCCGTCTGGGCGCGCGCCCACGACTTCCGCTCGCTGATTGTGGTGACCTCGGCCTGGCACATGCCGCGCGCGCTGGTGGAGCTGTCGCGCGCCATGCCGGACATCGCGCTGCTGCCCTATCCGGTGGTGGCGCGCCTGCCGCGCGACACGGGCTGGCGCGGGGCGCTGGCGAGCGCGCGGCTGCTCTTCGTGGAATATGTGAAGTTCGTCGCCGCCTATGTCGGCATCGGCCCCTGGCCCGCCGTCACTGCCAAGGTCGGCGAGGGCATCACCAGCCCGGCGCCCTGAGCCCGGCGCCGTAAGCCCGGCGCGCTGGCGGGGACATTCCCGGAACAGCCCGCGGGAACATTCTGGCACGCTCGCGGATTCACGCTGCGAGACCTGTTGACGATGCCAATGGATGTTCTAGATTTGTTCTCATGCTGACACACCCTGTGACGTCGAGCGATTCGCTGAAAGATGATGGCCCGCTGAGCGCCGCGGACGCGCTGCTGGCGCGCCGTTTCCGTCTCTGGCGCGGGCCCGACGGCCGGCGGCAGGTCTATTCGGTCTATGGCGTCGACGAGGCGCCCGACTACCCGGACGCGGTCGCCATGGCGGTCCGCACCGAGGGCGGGCGGCGCGTCGCGCTGTGGAGCGGGCCGGCCGGCGCACGGGCGCGCGCGGCCTGCTACGCCATGGGCGCGCAGGAGATCCATCTGCGCATCCTGCCGGAGACCGACAGTGGCGCCCTCGCGCCAAGCTGACGCGCTAAGCTGACGCGCCACGCTGACAGGGCGGGCCTAGAGCCGCTCCACCAGCCAGCGCAGTTCGGCATCGTGGATGCCGAGTTCCGCCAGATGGCTCGCGGTGGCGGTGACATAATCGACGTTCGGGCCGCCCACGCCATGGCCCTGGCGGATCAGATGCAGCCGCTCCTCGCGCGAGAGCTTGCCGGCATATTGGCTGTGGCCCCGGTCGACCAGGAAGGTCACGGCGGCGACCGCGCGCGCGCTGCCATCCTTCAGCCAGACCCGGCGCACCGCTTCGCGGTAGATGTTCGTGACCTGCTCGCGCTCGCGCAGATAATCCAGCGTCGCCTGCGCCCGCTCTGGCGCGATGCGGAAGGCGATGCCGATGCAGGCGCCGCCCTGGTCGAGGCCGAGCACGAGGCCGGGCTTTTCCGGCGTGCCGCGCCAATGCACCGATTTCACGCAGAAGGAGCGGTGCGCGCCAATGAGCTTAGCCGCGACGCGCTCCTCATAGTCGAAGCCCGGATTCCACATCAGCGAGCCATAGCCGAAGACCCAGAGCTCGGCGGGGGGAGGGACGGCACTCATCGGGGCACCCGGAAGGAGAGGGGAATCGGCGCGGTGGCGCTGCGAGACTAGGGCGCCGCAGGCCGGGCGTTAAGGCAGGGAGCGCGCGGAGCTTTGGACAATCGCGCTTCCGACGTAGAAAGAACCGCGCCGCCGCCCGCCTCGCGGGCCCGGCGCCCGCCATATCGCCGCCGCACCGGCGGAAGAACGTGCCGCGCCGTTTCACAGGAGTTCCTCATGAGCCAGCAAGAAGCCCCGGTCTCGGGCGCCCCGGCTTACGCCCCGCCGCCCGCCGCGCGCCGGAAACCCTGGTTCCTGATCGGTCTGCTGGCGTTCATCGTCATCGGTGGCGCCGGCTGGACCGCCGCCTGGTTCTACGCCTCCGGCCGCGCGGTGCAGGAAATCGACCGCTGGATGGCCGCCGAGGCGGAGAGGGGACGCAGCTGGAGCTGCGCCGACCGGCAGTTCGGCGGCTTCCCCTTCCGCTTCGAGCTGATCTGCACCGAGCCGACCGTGACCTTCACCGGCCCGGCCGGCGGCTCGGCCAAGGCGACGCGCGCCCATGCGGTGGCGCAGGTGTGGAACCCCCGGCACATCATCGCCGAATTCGACGGGCCCGGTGTCATCAGCAGCCCGCAGGCCGGCGAGATCACCGCCACCTGGTCGCTGCTGCAGGTGAGCGGCGTCGGGCGCGGCAATGATCTCGATCGGCTGTCCGTCGCCGCCGATGATTACGCGCTGACGCAGGGCGGCACCGTGTTCTTCGGCGCGCGCCATGCCGAGTTCCATGTCCGCCACACGCCGGGCTCCGATGCCGCGACGCTCGATATCGCCGCCGGGGTAAAGGGCGCGACGGGGGTGACGACCGCCGCCGGCGGCGCCGCGCCGATCGACGGGGCGCTGGAGATGACGGCGACGCAGGTGCCGGAGTGGCGCGCCGTGCTCGCCCCGGCCGCGCGGCTTCAGGCCTGGCAGGCGGCGGGCGGGCGGGTGAAGCTGCTCGAGGCCCGGCTCAGCGGCGGCGGCGGGGCGATGAACGCCACCGGCGAGATCGGCCTCGACCCTGAGCGCCGCCCGAGCGGCACGATCAACCTCACCATGGCGAACGCGCCGGCGCTGATGTCGGCGCTCTCCGCCGCCGGGCTGATGCCCGCCTTCATGGTGAACCTCGCCCCGGCGCTGGCGGTGGTCGGCATGCCCGGCACGCTTGACGGCGCGCCGGCCAGCACCTTCCCCTTCACCTTCCGCGACGGGCGGATCTCGCTCGGCATGCTGCCGCTCGGCAAGATCGGCCCGGCTTTCTAGGCGGGCCTCTCGAACGTCAGACCGCGAAGATGCTCGCGCCCGTGTCCGCCGTGCCCACGGCGGCGCGGAAGGCGGTGAACAGCTCGCGCCCGACGCCGACATGCGCGGCGGAAAGGTCCGCCGGGACCGGCGCCCGCTCGGCCCAGGTCTCGGCGTCGATCAGCACGGTGAGCGTGCCGGCGACCGCGTCGACGCGGACGATGTCGCCGTTCTTGATGCGGGCGATCGGCCCGCCATCGGCGGCTTCCGGCGTGACATGGATGGCGGCCGGCACCTTGCCGGAGGCGCCCGACAGGCGGCCATCCGTCACCAACGCGACCTTGTGCCCGCGATCCTGCAGCACGCCGAGCGGCGGCATCAGCTTGTGCAGCTCGGGCATGCCATTGGCCTTCGGGCCCTGATAGCGCACCACGGCGACGAAATCGCCGGTGAGCGTGCCCGCCTTGAACGCCGCCTGAAGCTCCTCCTGGCTGTGGAACACGCGGGCCGGCGCCTCGATGATGTGGCGCTCGGGGGCGATGGCGGAGGTCTTGATCACCGCCTTGCCGAGATCGCCCGCCAGCAGCTTGAGGCCGCCGGTCGCCTGGAAGGGCGCGTCCGCGCCCCGCAGCACCGCCTCGTCGCCGCTGGCCGACGTGCCGTCGCGCCAGGCGAGCGTGCCGTCCTCGGCGAGCACCGGCTCCTGCGTGTAGACGCCGAGATCGCCGCCCCAGACGGTCTCGACATCCCGGTGCAGCAGCCCCTCGCCGAGCAGCGAGCGGATGACGAAGGCCATGCCGCCGGCGGCGTGGAAATGGTTCACGTCGGCCTTGCCGTTCGGGTAGACGCGGCAGAGCAGGGGGGTCACATCCGCGAGGTCCGAGAAATCGTCCCAGGTCAGCCTTATGCCGGCCGCTGCCGCCATGGCGACGATGTGCAGCGTGTGGTTGGTCGAGCCGCCAGTGGCGTGCAGGCCGACAATGCCGTTGACGAAGGCCTTCTCGTCGAGCATCCGGCCGACCGGCGTGTAGTCATTGCCCAGCGCGGTGATCGCCATGGCGCGCTCGGCGGCGGCGGTGGTCAGCGCCTCGCGCAGCGGGGTGTTCGGGTTGACGAAGGAGGCGCCGGGCAGATGCAGGCCCATGATCTCCATCATCATCTGGTTGGTGTTGGCGGTGCCGTAGAAGGTGCAGGTGCCCGGCCCGTGATAGGACTGGCTCTCGGCCTCCAGCAGCGCTTCGCGGCCGACCTTTCCTTCCGCGAAAAGCTGGCGGATCTTCGCCTTCTCGTCATTGGGCAGGCCTGAGGTCATCGGCCCGGCCGGGATGAACACCGCCGGCAGATGGCCGAAGGACAGCGCGCCGATGACGAGGCCCGGCACGATCTTGTCGCAGATGCCGAGGAACACCGCCGCGTCGAAGGTCTGGTGCGAGAGGGCTACCGCCGTGGCCAGCGCGATGACGTCGCGCGAGAACAGCGAGAGCTCCATGCCGGCCTCGCCCTGGGTGATGCCGTCGCACATGGCGGGCACGCCGCCCGCGACCTGCGCCACGCCGCCGGCGGCGCGCGCGGCGGCGCGAATCAGCTCCGGGTAGTTCTCATAGGGCTGGTGGGCGGAGAGCATGTCGTTATAGGCGGTGACGATGGCGAGGTTGGCGCCGGCGCCGGCGCGCAGCATCGCCTTGTCGGAAGGGCCGCAGGCGGCGAAGCCATGCGCCTGGTTGGCGCAGCCGAGCTTGGCGCGGCTCGGGCCGCGCTCGGCGGCGGCGGCGATCCGCTCCAGATAGCGCGTGCGGGCGTCATGCGAGCGCTTGACGATGCGCTCCGTGACCTCGCCGATACGGGCGTTCACGCTGGACGGGATGGCGGTTGCCATGCGGCTCTCCTTCAGGTGGTCAACGGCCGGAAAGGACGCCGGCCGCGTCGTCGCTCAGATGGGGTGGGCGTGAAGGCTCACGGGCACCAGAAGATGTCGAGCGCCGGGCGCGCGCGCAGCACGGCGCGGATCGGCATGTCGGTGGCGGGGCCATCGCCCAGCGCGGCGTCCAGCACCGGGCGTTTGGCCGCGCCTTCGATATGCAGCGCCAGCGCGTCGGCGGCGAGCAGCACGGGCAGGGTCAGGGTGATGCGCGGCTCGCCGGCGGCGGGGGCATGCATCGGCAGGAGGCCGAGCGCGCCATCGGGGTCGATGGCTTCCTCAAGATGGTCGCCGCCCGGAAAGAAGGAGGCGGTGTGGCCATCGTCGCCCATGCCGAGCACGGCGGCCGCGAGCGGCCAGGGCAGGTCTTCCAGCGCCTCATTGACGGCGAACAGCCCATCCTCGGGCGTCGGCGCGTCATTGGCGAGCGCCACGAAGCGGGCCCCGGCGGCCTTGTTGGTCAGGAGGTGCTGGCGGACCAGCCGGGCATTGGAGCGCTCCGAGGTCTCGCGCACCCAGCGCTCATCGACGAGGGTGATGAGGATCTTGTCCCAGGGCAGGTCGCGGGTGGAGAGCGCGTCGAAGAAGCGGGTGGGGGTGCGCCCGCCGGAGACGGCAAGGCTCGCCAGCCCGTCGCGCTGCACGCGCGCGCCCAAGGCCGCCGCCACATAATCGGCCAGCGCATGCGCCACTGCCGCGCTGTCGGCAAACTCCTGGAAATTCGGCACGCTCACGCTCCCTCACTGTGCCGCCGGCTGGTGCCGGCGGGTCTGCCTGTCGCCAGCCTCGCTGCGGCCCGGCGCCGCCCGCGAGTCTAGCCTTGCCCCGCAATCCGCGCGCTACACGAGCGCGTCACGCGGGGCCGGCGCGCTCTTGCGCCGTCCTTTTAACCACGGGCGCCGATCAGGCGCCGTCTTCCAGCCCGAAGGCGCCGGTCAGGCGCCGTCTTCCAGCCCGCAGGCGCCGGTCAGGCGCCGTCTTCCAGCCACGTCCGGCCATCGCGCTCGATGAGGGCGATGGAAGCCGACGGGCCCCAGGTGCCCGCCGTGTAGGGCCGGGGCGGCTCCTTGGCGCCGCGCCAGGCCTGCAGGATCGGGTCGACCCATTTCCAGGCCGCCTCGACTTCGTCGCGGCGCATGAACAGGGTCTGGTTGCCGCGCACCACGTCGAGAATCAGCCGCTCATAGGCGTCCGGGTTGCGCACCTTGAACGCCTTGGCAAAGCTCATGTCGAGCGGCACATGGGTGAGGCGGATGCCGCCCGGGCCGGGATCCTTGATCATCAGCCACAGCTTCACACCTTCATCCGGCTGCAGGCGGATGACGAGGCGGTTGGGCTCGATGGCGCCGACCGCATCGCCGAACACCGAATGCGGCACATGGCGGAAGCCGATGACGATCTCGGAAACGCGCGAGGCGAGGCGCTTGCCAGTGCGCAGATAGAAGGGCACGCCGGCCCAGCGCCAGTTCTCCAGCTCGGCCTTCACGGCCACGAAGGTCTCGGTCTCGCTGCGGGAGGAGCCGAGTTCCTCCAGATAGCCGGGCACGGCACCGCCGGCCGAGGCGCCGGCGCGGTACTGCCCGCGCACGGTGAGCTGGGCCATATTGTGGTCGGCGATGGGCTTGAGCGCGCGCAGCACCTTCAGCTTCTCGTCGCGCACCGCGTCGGCGTCGAGCGAGGCCGGCGGCTCCATCGCCACGAGGCAGAGCAGCTGGAGCATGTGGTTCTGCACCATGTCGCGCATGGCGCCGGCGGTGTCGTAATAGCCGGCCCGCTCCTCGACGCCGAGCGCCTCGGCCACCGTGATCTGCACATGGTCGATATGGGCGTTGTTCCACAGCGGCTCGAACAGGGCGTTGGCGAAGCGCAGCGCCATCAGGTTCTGCAC carries:
- the zwf gene encoding glucose-6-phosphate dehydrogenase, which produces MTSRLIPVPPFVLTVFGATGDLSRRKLIPALFHRDADGQIPDEALIIGVSRRAMSDAEFRAFAHQALTDHIPAAELKEPELERFLGRLSYVAADADAEPGWSELATRVANAGDMIPVYYLATAPHLFGPICERLGKYGLAEKGRVVIEKPIGKDLSSAVALNEQVGRIFPEERVYRIDHYLGKETVQNLMALRFANALFEPLWNNAHIDHVQITVAEALGVEERAGYYDTAGAMRDMVQNHMLQLLCLVAMEPPASLDADAVRDEKLKVLRALKPIADHNMAQLTVRGQYRAGASAGGAVPGYLEELGSSRSETETFVAVKAELENWRWAGVPFYLRTGKRLASRVSEIVIGFRHVPHSVFGDAVGAIEPNRLVIRLQPDEGVKLWLMIKDPGPGGIRLTHVPLDMSFAKAFKVRNPDAYERLILDVVRGNQTLFMRRDEVEAAWKWVDPILQAWRGAKEPPRPYTAGTWGPSASIALIERDGRTWLEDGA